The Chryseolinea soli nucleotide sequence TTGACTATGCCCAGATCCATTCGGTGGAGGTGAAGTCGATCCCGTTCAAGGATCTGTTTTATGAACGTGACAACAAACTTTTTTTCCTCGACAGCCGCCTGCCCGAAAGGTCTGCTCCTTCGTTATTGTGGACGGCCATCGACAGGGCTTTGCCCGTGAAGCTCCCTGCGTTCAACCACAATTACTTCGGCATCCATGAAAAAATGGACATCCGTTTTGTGCCCCGCGAAACCGAAGCCGAAACTGCCGCGATGCTGGTAACGCTCGACGTGCTGGAGCACTACTTGCAGACGGCGCCCGCCGTCAGGCTCCAAAAGATACGATGGGCAATCCTCGACAACACAAAAGCTTTGTTACTGGGGAAACCGTTGTTGCCCATTCCAGGCGAAACCTTCTGGCAACGAAAAGATTTCCTGATCCCCACGGGCCAGGACCTCGAACTTTTTCTGTTGGCCGACACGTTGCAGAAAAAGATCAACCCGGGGAGAGACCGCTGGGTGTTGTGGAGCAAAGACAGCTCCTATGTGAGCATTCTCAAGGAGAGTTTGATGCCACTGTCGCGGAGTGCTTATCGGTTAACGCGTCAATCTCTTTCGCTTCCCAATGGATAGCTATAATTACTTTAGATCGTACAAGAATTACTTCTGGCAATGGGAGGACAATGGGGAAGTTATTGCTATTCCGGATGAAGCCACGATAGCCTACAAAAACCAAGTGGTCGAAATTTTAGAGCGACTTGCTCCCCAAGGCCTGCCTCCCTTTGGATCGCTTCTTCTGGCCATCATCGCCACTAACGCTAACGCCGATGCGGCGTTGGATGCCGTGTATGTAAGAATAACCCGTTTCATGGAAACGACAGACGATGTTGTGCTGGCAAAAGCCATGATCTTTCTAAAGCGGTTGGCGACGATGCCGCAGGAATACAAACAAGGCGATAAAAGAGCGCTGCTCCTGCAAGTGCTTTTCAAAGGCTGTCACAATATCAATTCTATTAAAGATTCAAAAGCTGCGTATGAGTTTCTGAAATCCGGAAGCCTACCGTTGGATAGTCCGGTGGAAAGAGTCGCGGGAGATACAAGAGAATTAAAAATAATCGCCTTGATGGACTCCCGTTTTAATTCGGTTGATTTGATCATCAAGGCGATCGGTGGTCTCCCGGATAAAGATCAAATTGAAATTGATTTTGATCATACACCCGGCGAAAATTCGTCAGCCCAGCCCGACCTCGACCTGATCGATCAACTCATAGCCAACTCGACGACCTTTACCGTCGGTTCGCTTGTGCGTTGGCTTTGGGGCGGCCTCAACATTCCCGTGCACAGCGCATTGCCCAGCGCGCAACCGCTGGGGGGTATATCGGACCTTACCAACAAGGGTGATTTCGACAAGCTTCTGGTTTCCGAGTTTGCTAACGACGATCTTTTCTTTATGTCGCGGCTGGCCAACAACGAAGCGCTCTACATCCACCGCGAAATACCACCGGCCCACAACGACCTGCACCGCATCATCCTGATCGATGCCTCCATGAAATGCTGGGGCACACCCAAAGCCATGGCGTTTGCCACCCTGTTGGCCATTGCCAAACATCCGAAGACCGACATCGACTGCCAGGCGTTTGTGCTAGGGGCAGAAAAGTACTACCCCGTATCGTTCGAAAACATGCATACCATCATTGATGCCATGGACATCGTTGCCGGCACGTTGCATTGCAGCGGTGGTCTGGCGGCGTTTTTCAACGACCATGGGAAAGATAAAAACAAAGAGGTGTTCTTTATCACCGAGGCGTCCACCCTAAAGCAAGGGGCGTTGCTGAAGACCATGACCGAAAACCATCAGCATATCCACTACCAGGTGCTCACCGATGTAGAGGGAAACATCGATGTGTATAAACGGCATAAAAATAGCAAGAAGCATCTTCAGCACATCAAGCTTCCACTGGATACCCTTTGGAAGAAGGAAAAGCCAAAGAAGGTATCGCGCTCAGCCATCAAGGAGACAAAATCGACCGTTGGGATCTATCCTATTTTGATTCGCGATGCGGGCCATGCAAAAAAAGTACTCGTTGCGCCCAACGGACAGATCTTTCAGGTAAGCGGCAATAAGGCCATCTTCCGGTTCTACGATAAAACAAAGGAGAAACATGCCGTGGGCTGGGACCTGGTCTTTGAAAATCTACCTTTCAACACCAACATTGCCGAAGTCGGCCTTTCAGAAAAAGGCGAGTATGTGTTCCTCCTGTTCAATGCCAACACGCGCGAAGTTTTATTGGTAAACATTTCCACTGGCGAAAAGCAGCGCCTTACCTTTGATCAATGGCGATCCAACGGCACTCATTCGTTTATCTTTGAGACTGGCAAGTTTGTCCACTATCATCCCGGCGGTGCCTGGACAATAACCCTCGACGGGAAAGTAGACGCAATAACAACCTGGGAAATAGCCAAATTTAAAGCCCGTGCCGATGAGCTTGCGGCAGTAGCCAACAAATACACCTTTAATACGGGGGTCTTCAAAAATATCCACCAGGTGTTTATTAATTCGGCTGGTCAGCTGATTTTCAACAAACATGCGCTAATGTTGGAGGCTACCGATAAAAGCATCCGATTTTTACAATCGTCCGATCGGGCTGTAAAGATCAATGCGCGGAGGATTAGCGATGTTGCGTTTGAGTTTCCCGACGGTAGTCTGGTCGAAGTAAATCGTTTAGGCCTGATAACCCTTAAAAGCAGCACCATCGCCATACCGGCGGTTTACGTTCCTTCTTTGATCGATTCACCTCTAGGCGTGGCAACTTTATACCGTTTCGCAGGCAACGAATTCTACTACAAAGAACCCCTTTTTGAAATTGTGCTTCAAAATGCAGGTCCTCAACTACTGGCCACGATAAAAACGATACGGGCGAATTCCGAGATGAGCTTGAAGGAGGTCAAGACGCTGGCCGAGAATACGCCGGCCGTATTGCCTGTATATTTTAAGGAACAAAGCGCCGTGGAAATAAAAGAAAAACTGGAAGAGATTCAAGCGGAAGTAGAGGTGAGGCGAATCCATCATCTT carries:
- a CDS encoding ribosomal protein L7/L12, with the protein product MDSYNYFRSYKNYFWQWEDNGEVIAIPDEATIAYKNQVVEILERLAPQGLPPFGSLLLAIIATNANADAALDAVYVRITRFMETTDDVVLAKAMIFLKRLATMPQEYKQGDKRALLLQVLFKGCHNINSIKDSKAAYEFLKSGSLPLDSPVERVAGDTRELKIIALMDSRFNSVDLIIKAIGGLPDKDQIEIDFDHTPGENSSAQPDLDLIDQLIANSTTFTVGSLVRWLWGGLNIPVHSALPSAQPLGGISDLTNKGDFDKLLVSEFANDDLFFMSRLANNEALYIHREIPPAHNDLHRIILIDASMKCWGTPKAMAFATLLAIAKHPKTDIDCQAFVLGAEKYYPVSFENMHTIIDAMDIVAGTLHCSGGLAAFFNDHGKDKNKEVFFITEASTLKQGALLKTMTENHQHIHYQVLTDVEGNIDVYKRHKNSKKHLQHIKLPLDTLWKKEKPKKVSRSAIKETKSTVGIYPILIRDAGHAKKVLVAPNGQIFQVSGNKAIFRFYDKTKEKHAVGWDLVFENLPFNTNIAEVGLSEKGEYVFLLFNANTREVLLVNISTGEKQRLTFDQWRSNGTHSFIFETGKFVHYHPGGAWTITLDGKVDAITTWEIAKFKARADELAAVANKYTFNTGVFKNIHQVFINSAGQLIFNKHALMLEATDKSIRFLQSSDRAVKINARRISDVAFEFPDGSLVEVNRLGLITLKSSTIAIPAVYVPSLIDSPLGVATLYRFAGNEFYYKEPLFEIVLQNAGPQLLATIKTIRANSEMSLKEVKTLAENTPAVLPVYFKEQSAVEIKEKLEEIQAEVEVRRIHHLESKMEKISTTDFFGQHIAAFIKNILDHGA